GCGAGCTGTCCAGTACGCCGGGCACACCGAGTGCACTCCGTTCTGCTCACATATCAGATCTTATACTCTTAGCTTCTCTCTTGTGCAGATAAGATCTTAGATTCAGTGTGTTCGTCAGTTGCTTACCTTGCGCTCGAAGCCGTACCAGATGAGGTGGCGCTTGGAGAGGTGCACGGGGAAGAGCAGCGTCGTGTCGCGGAGGAAGAGCACGGGGCCGAGCTGCACCAGGAACAGCGGCGCCGCGGCACCATCGCCGCCGCCTCTGCTGTTGCTGCTGGAGTGCGATGCCTCGGCGCGCCACAGGTCGCCGCGGGCCGCCACGGAGCTCTCCACGTCGTTCGTCCTGCTGTCGAACGCCGCCGACAGCACCATGCTCCCCTGCGACCGCGCGAACCGCCCGGAGCCGCCTACCGCCGGACTATCGCCGCCAGAGCCAGCGATCTGGTCCTGCTTGCTCCGCGCGCCATCACCGTCGGCCATCGTGCCGCCTCTGCCGGGGACGACCCTCCGGTGCCGCCGCGCGTACGCGATGTCGAGGCCGTCGTCGATGCGCAGGCGGCGGAAGACGTCGCCCACGGCGCGGCCGAGGCGGCCGCCCGCGCTGAGGACCGCGGCGGCGACGCCGGAGAGCTGCTGCTTCTGCGGGGGCGGCGGGAGCGGGAAGAAGGCGGCGATCCGGCGGACGAGGTCATCGGAGGAGGACATCGGGGCGGGCGGAGAGCGCGACTAACCGATCGGGGAATGAGGCAGCGGGGCCTCGCCGCTGGTGGATAAGGGACTGGTGGCGGGAAAGAAGTTGGGGAGGAGGACGCTACGGGGGTTCTGCATGGACGCGGTGCACGGGGAGAGATGCGAGTGTGTGCGGCGTTTGTGTGGTGGCTCTGTGGGCGTGGTTCAGGAGAGGGGGTGGCGGGGAGTACGTTTGAAAAAAACTGTTGGATGGTTGACTGGGAGAGAGGATGGTACACGCTGGCCGCCACGATGCTTTTGAGGCCAGCGTGGCATTGTGAGGGCTTGTTTGGCTCAAGAGAACATTAAAAAAAGACATTCGTGAAAGACGTGGCAAAAGAAACAAA
This sequence is a window from Aegilops tauschii subsp. strangulata cultivar AL8/78 chromosome 7, Aet v6.0, whole genome shotgun sequence. Protein-coding genes within it:
- the LOC109762716 gene encoding uncharacterized protein; protein product: MSSSDDLVRRIAAFFPLPPPPQKQQLSGVAAAVLSAGGRLGRAVGDVFRRLRIDDGLDIAYARRHRRVVPGRGGTMADGDGARSKQDQIAGSGGDSPAVGGSGRFARSQGSMVLSAAFDSRTNDVESSVAARGDLWRAEASHSSSNSRGGGDGAAAPLFLVQLGPVLFLRDTTLLFPVHLSKRHLIWYGFERKNGVHSVCPAYWTARRRCFFMSMICLNPFACSFMDMQFPNGQLRYVAGDGFTARGFLPIGGGGIVQAHGKFPGEKRLSFSYKNGSGGSITPTVQWPDRSLSLGLTQVLSWRRSGLMLQPALQLSVCPTFGGCRPGVSTELVHSVSEEASVACGYSRTASPSAYASVSLGRSKLNGSASSSGLVFRVDAPLHGFGRPWFSIQMNSGLEF